In a single window of the Saccharothrix australiensis genome:
- a CDS encoding Gfo/Idh/MocA family oxidoreductase translates to MVRTLVVGLGRAGAELHLPVLARARAGARQLFGEHPVVACDLRRVLGDRPGLVTATSIAAAATLLDPGDTVAHVCTPPTVRPEVIGELAEHGFRDLVVEKPLAADTDDLARIIRLRRKHSLRIAVVEPWLTSTLTARLADLVRGGALGEPKTISIVQNKPRFRRSLARPGHPTAFDVELPHGVGLALRLAGNARVTHAAGFDLVVGDVVVPRMGGARIGLRHNSGVRTEIDSDLMSPVRERRITIRFEHGTVVGHYAVSADDDHSQLTITRTGRREHEVLRDDSLTEWMIRAYQLFRGTVDQHARGFAFATDVVQLLSVAKNICAEPVVPDGRARIPVGVHAY, encoded by the coding sequence ATGGTGCGCACACTCGTCGTGGGACTCGGCCGGGCCGGTGCGGAACTGCACCTCCCCGTGCTCGCCAGGGCCCGCGCAGGAGCCCGGCAGCTGTTCGGCGAGCACCCGGTCGTCGCGTGCGACCTGCGCCGGGTGCTCGGGGACCGCCCCGGCCTCGTGACAGCCACCAGCATCGCCGCCGCCGCCACGCTGCTCGACCCTGGGGACACCGTCGCGCACGTGTGCACACCGCCCACCGTGCGGCCGGAGGTGATCGGCGAACTCGCCGAGCACGGCTTCCGCGACCTGGTCGTGGAGAAGCCGCTGGCCGCCGACACGGACGACCTGGCGCGGATCATCCGGTTGCGCCGCAAGCACAGCCTGCGGATCGCGGTGGTCGAGCCGTGGCTGACCAGCACGCTGACCGCCCGCCTGGCCGACCTCGTGCGCGGCGGGGCGCTCGGCGAGCCGAAGACGATCTCGATCGTGCAGAACAAGCCCCGCTTCCGGCGCTCCCTGGCCCGGCCGGGCCACCCGACGGCGTTCGACGTCGAGCTGCCGCACGGCGTCGGGCTCGCGCTGCGGCTGGCGGGCAACGCGCGGGTCACCCACGCGGCGGGGTTCGACCTGGTCGTGGGCGACGTGGTGGTGCCCAGGATGGGCGGCGCGCGGATCGGGCTGCGGCACAACAGCGGGGTGCGCACGGAGATCGACTCGGACCTGATGTCGCCGGTGCGGGAACGCCGCATCACCATCCGGTTCGAGCACGGCACGGTCGTCGGCCACTACGCCGTCAGCGCCGACGACGACCACTCCCAGCTCACCATCACGCGCACCGGCCGCCGCGAGCACGAGGTGCTGCGCGACGACTCGCTGACCGAGTGGATGATCCGCGCCTACCAGCTGTTCCGGGGCACGGTCGACCAGCACGCGCGCGGGTTCGCGTTCGCCACCGACGTGGTGCAGCTGCTGTCGGTGGCCAAGAACATCTGCGCCGAACCGGTCGTGCCCGACGGCCGCGCACGCATCCCGGTGGGCGTCCATGCCTACTGA
- a CDS encoding CoA transferase, with product MTVAAPEAVTWAGPVDLPLGGESDVQAACGLMHVHGRRYGRPTRLGLDYASITASELAGIGAVAVELARARGLALRAATTSVAQAALLTVSQYLAAATAERWPEPYLPGGPPFVSADGVPFEVEALEAEVWRRFWAALDAPDRAVARGWRPFQHRFATATCPLPVELTALTGRTPIHVLENAARSTGMSLVRVASRAVDDLPAYRVTALGDVPARPGEASAPPPGEESGRSSGEECCRSSGETPGRSSGEEPGRSSGEGCGPSSGEALPSSACGWSARGASGWSAADAPAVPPGGALPLSGLVVLESCRRVQGPLAGHLLGLLGASVVRIEPPGGDPARWVPPVVGDGSARFLALNRGKRVEEVDLGTVAGRREALELASAADVFLHDWAPGKAAAWALRAGDVARARPGVVYAHASGWGDALGPEPPLGTDFVVQAHAGVPPSLMTIVEVFGGVVAVRGIVDALLRRARTGRGQAVDSSLLAAASRLNARSRGRCAAPLRAPVCTDLAELARDPRFARALVRDGCVFPASPWEFAR from the coding sequence ATGACCGTCGCCGCGCCGGAAGCCGTCACCTGGGCCGGGCCCGTCGACCTGCCGCTGGGCGGGGAGTCGGACGTGCAGGCGGCGTGCGGGCTCATGCACGTCCACGGCCGCCGCTACGGCCGGCCCACCCGGCTCGGGCTGGACTACGCGTCGATCACCGCGTCGGAGCTGGCCGGCATCGGCGCGGTGGCGGTGGAACTCGCGCGGGCTCGTGGGTTGGCGTTGCGCGCCGCCACCACGTCCGTCGCCCAGGCCGCGCTGCTCACCGTGTCCCAGTACCTCGCGGCGGCCACGGCCGAGCGGTGGCCGGAGCCGTACCTGCCGGGCGGTCCGCCGTTCGTGTCGGCCGACGGGGTGCCGTTCGAGGTGGAGGCGCTGGAGGCCGAGGTGTGGCGGCGGTTCTGGGCCGCGCTGGACGCGCCGGACCGGGCCGTGGCGCGCGGCTGGCGGCCGTTCCAGCACCGGTTCGCCACGGCCACCTGCCCGCTGCCCGTCGAGTTGACGGCCCTCACCGGCCGCACGCCGATCCACGTGCTGGAGAACGCGGCGCGGTCGACCGGGATGAGCCTCGTCCGGGTGGCGTCGCGGGCGGTGGACGACCTGCCCGCGTACCGGGTGACGGCGCTGGGAGACGTGCCGGCGCGACCGGGTGAGGCGTCCGCTCCGCCGCCGGGTGAGGAGTCCGGTCGGTCGTCGGGTGAGGAGTGCTGCCGGTCGTCGGGCGAAACGCCCGGCCGGTCGTCGGGTGAGGAGCCCGGTCGGTCGTCGGGTGAGGGGTGCGGTCCGTCGTCGGGCGAGGCGCTCCCGTCGTCGGCGTGCGGGTGGTCGGCGCGCGGTGCGTCGGGGTGGTCGGCGGCCGACGCGCCCGCGGTCCCGCCGGGCGGCGCGCTCCCGCTGTCCGGGCTGGTGGTGCTGGAGTCGTGCCGCCGGGTGCAGGGGCCGCTGGCCGGGCACCTGCTCGGGCTGCTCGGCGCGTCGGTGGTGCGGATCGAGCCGCCGGGCGGCGACCCGGCGCGGTGGGTGCCGCCCGTGGTGGGCGACGGCTCCGCCCGGTTCCTCGCGCTGAACCGGGGCAAACGGGTCGAGGAGGTCGACCTGGGCACGGTCGCGGGTCGGCGCGAGGCGCTGGAGCTGGCCTCGGCGGCGGACGTCTTCCTGCACGACTGGGCACCCGGCAAGGCCGCCGCGTGGGCGTTGCGGGCGGGTGACGTCGCGCGGGCGCGGCCCGGTGTCGTCTACGCGCACGCGTCCGGCTGGGGCGACGCGCTGGGGCCGGAACCGCCGCTCGGCACCGACTTCGTGGTGCAGGCGCACGCCGGGGTGCCGCCGTCGCTGATGACCATCGTCGAGGTCTTCGGGGGAGTGGTCGCGGTGCGCGGGATCGTGGACGCGCTGCTGCGGCGGGCGCGCACGGGGCGCGGTCAGGCGGTGGACTCGTCGCTGCTGGCGGCGGCGTCCCGGCTCAACGCACGGTCGCGGGGCCGGTGCGCCGCGCCGCTGAGGGCGCCGGTGTGCACGGACCTGGCGGAACTGGCCCGCGATCCCCGGTTCGCCCGCGCGCTGGTGCGCGACGGGTGCGTGTTCCCGGCGTCGCCGTGGGAGTTCGCGCGATGA
- a CDS encoding sugar phosphate isomerase/epimerase family protein, with protein sequence MPTEPMPTEPMPTEPMSAEPMPTGPKPPAGRVPHAEQGPPAEPTYAGSLSPAGSGSPAGSGSPAGSGSPAGSGSPAGSGSPAEPGSLGALPPAEPICAGITDEAAPDLAGQLAVLAELGWSHVELRTLDRRPVAELGRREFTEVAKALADHGVRVVCLASRIGGWARPVTTPFADDLDELDVLLRRCGELGAPYVRIMSYPNDGLSEPAWRDRVLCRVAALAERARAAGVVLLHENCAGWAGASADRMLELLREVDSPALRLLFDTGNGVPHGYDGLAVLAEIAPHVAHVHVKDAVGDRYVPPGQGAARVAECVELLRANGYRGAWSLEPHISLRPHEPGGLADDAAETFVAAGRAMVRLLR encoded by the coding sequence ATGCCTACTGAGCCGATGCCCACCGAGCCGATGCCCACCGAGCCGATGTCCGCTGAACCGATGCCCACCGGGCCGAAGCCGCCTGCCGGGCGGGTGCCGCACGCCGAGCAGGGACCGCCCGCCGAGCCGACGTACGCCGGATCGCTGTCCCCTGCCGGATCGGGGTCGCCTGCCGGATCGGGGTCGCCTGCCGGATCGGGGTCGCCTGCCGGATCGGGGTCGCCTGCCGGATCGGGGTCGCCTGCCGAGCCGGGGTCGCTCGGCGCACTGCCGCCCGCCGAGCCGATCTGCGCGGGCATCACCGACGAGGCCGCGCCCGACCTCGCCGGCCAGCTCGCCGTCCTCGCCGAACTCGGCTGGTCGCACGTCGAGCTGCGCACGCTGGACCGCAGGCCGGTCGCCGAGCTGGGCCGCCGCGAGTTCACCGAGGTCGCCAAGGCCCTGGCCGACCACGGCGTGCGGGTGGTCTGCCTGGCGTCCCGGATCGGCGGCTGGGCGCGCCCGGTGACCACGCCGTTCGCCGACGACCTCGACGAGCTGGACGTGCTGCTGCGGCGCTGCGGCGAACTCGGCGCGCCCTACGTCCGGATCATGTCCTACCCGAACGACGGCCTGTCCGAGCCGGCGTGGCGGGACCGCGTGCTGTGCCGGGTGGCGGCGCTGGCCGAACGCGCCCGCGCCGCCGGTGTCGTGCTGCTGCACGAGAACTGCGCGGGCTGGGCGGGCGCGAGCGCCGACCGGATGCTGGAGCTGCTGCGCGAGGTGGACAGCCCGGCGCTGCGGCTGCTGTTCGACACCGGCAACGGCGTGCCGCACGGGTACGACGGGTTGGCGGTGTTGGCGGAGATCGCGCCGCACGTGGCCCACGTGCACGTCAAGGACGCGGTGGGCGACCGGTACGTGCCGCCCGGCCAAGGGGCCGCTCGGGTCGCGGAGTGCGTGGAGCTGTTGCGCGCCAACGGCTATCGGGGCGCGTGGTCACTCGAACCGCACATCTCGCTGCGCCCGCACGAGCCGGGCGGGCTCGCCGACGACGCGGCGGAGACGTTCGTGGCGGCCGGCCGGGCGATGGTCCGGCTGCTGCGCTGA
- a CDS encoding carboxymuconolactone decarboxylase family protein: protein MRLDPLAGPGYHALLALSKAVDADARFPVGLLELLRLRCSRINGCTYCIRLHSGQALEAGEGPERVEAVDAWRTHPAFSEVERSAFALAEAVTLVHDGHVPDDVLHKAIRDFGPAGAQQLIWVALVINSFNRLAIGMRLA from the coding sequence ATGAGGCTCGATCCCCTGGCGGGGCCCGGATACCACGCGCTGCTCGCGCTGTCGAAGGCGGTGGACGCGGACGCGCGCTTCCCGGTCGGACTGCTGGAACTGCTGCGCCTGCGGTGTTCCCGCATCAACGGGTGCACCTACTGCATCCGCCTCCACAGCGGACAGGCGCTGGAGGCGGGCGAGGGGCCCGAGCGGGTGGAGGCCGTCGACGCGTGGCGCACCCACCCGGCGTTCTCCGAGGTGGAGCGCAGCGCCTTCGCGCTGGCCGAGGCGGTGACGCTGGTCCACGACGGACACGTGCCCGACGACGTGCTGCACAAGGCGATCCGCGACTTCGGCCCGGCCGGCGCGCAGCAGCTGATCTGGGTGGCGCTGGTGATCAACTCGTTCAACCGGCTGGCGATCGGGATGCGGCTGGCTTGA
- a CDS encoding protoporphyrinogen/coproporphyrinogen oxidase, with amino-acid sequence MSTEVDVVVVGAGVAGLTAAYELRKAGRQVVVLEAADRVGGRTATLRRDGFVIDTGAERVSERGYGATWALLSDLGIDRWELPRIGRRVGVWRAGRVRPGLTHPGGLLTGAGLSARARLDLLGVLRGGHDFDRPEAVGTETVAGFATRHHPDLLDYLCRPVAAGLCGWDAARSAAGPFFGLLAAIGPSSVWRTHRDGMDVLARALADRLDVRLSFPVDEVIAGTRSARVFSGQEEVRARSVVLAVPAPVVRTVYANPPGNEIPFLEASTYVPMVAAHLMLHRRPESRVYLVVVPEAASRTLAAIRYDHLKHPNRAPAGRGLVTLVAHPSVAGRLLGASDGEVADVLLTAAEEFAPGLRAATRAAVVHRFRDGMPEATPRAVALRAAFAARAGGVVDYAGDWVGVMPCSEAAVRSGRRVAERLLAVPRKEPV; translated from the coding sequence GTGAGCACGGAGGTGGACGTGGTGGTCGTCGGGGCCGGTGTCGCGGGCCTCACCGCCGCCTACGAGCTGCGCAAGGCGGGCCGCCAGGTCGTGGTGCTGGAGGCGGCGGACCGGGTCGGCGGCCGGACCGCGACGCTGCGCCGCGACGGGTTCGTGATCGACACGGGCGCGGAGCGGGTGTCCGAGCGCGGCTACGGCGCCACCTGGGCCCTGCTGTCCGACCTGGGCATCGACCGGTGGGAGCTGCCCCGGATCGGGCGGCGGGTCGGGGTGTGGCGCGCCGGCCGGGTCCGGCCCGGCCTCACCCACCCCGGCGGGCTGCTGACCGGCGCGGGGCTGTCCGCGCGGGCCCGGCTGGACCTCCTCGGCGTGCTGCGCGGCGGGCACGACTTCGACCGCCCCGAGGCGGTCGGCACCGAGACCGTCGCCGGGTTCGCTACGCGGCACCACCCCGACCTGCTGGACTACCTGTGCCGGCCGGTGGCGGCGGGCCTCTGCGGCTGGGACGCGGCGAGGTCGGCTGCCGGGCCGTTCTTCGGGCTGCTGGCGGCGATCGGGCCGTCGTCGGTGTGGCGGACCCACCGCGACGGGATGGACGTCCTGGCGCGGGCCCTGGCCGACCGGCTGGACGTGCGCCTGTCGTTCCCGGTGGACGAGGTGATCGCCGGGACCCGGTCGGCGCGGGTGTTCTCCGGCCAGGAGGAGGTGCGGGCGCGCTCGGTCGTGCTCGCCGTGCCCGCGCCGGTTGTGCGTACAGTGTACGCTAACCCGCCCGGCAACGAGATCCCGTTCCTGGAGGCGTCGACCTACGTGCCGATGGTCGCGGCGCACCTGATGCTGCACCGGCGGCCGGAGTCGCGCGTGTACCTGGTGGTGGTGCCCGAGGCGGCGAGCCGGACGCTGGCCGCGATCCGGTACGACCACCTCAAGCACCCGAACCGCGCGCCCGCCGGACGCGGCCTGGTCACGCTGGTCGCGCACCCGTCGGTCGCCGGTCGCCTGCTGGGCGCGTCGGACGGCGAGGTCGCCGACGTGCTGCTGACCGCGGCGGAGGAGTTCGCGCCCGGCCTGCGGGCGGCCACCCGTGCCGCGGTGGTGCACCGGTTCCGCGACGGGATGCCCGAGGCGACACCGCGGGCGGTGGCGCTGCGCGCGGCGTTCGCGGCGCGGGCGGGCGGTGTCGTGGACTACGCGGGTGACTGGGTGGGCGTCATGCCGTGCAGCGAGGCGGCGGTGCGGTCGGGTCGACGGGTGGCGGAGCGGTTGCTCGCCGTGCCGAGGAAGGAGCCCGTGTGA